cggaatcggacgaaatcaacgccaaagttcctattttcaccggaagcatccagaacacctgggaaggaccagaggggggggcactgggcccccagaccctaggccggcgcggcccaggccctggccgcgccgccctatggtgtcgtcaccccttcgaccctcctgcgccgcctcttcgcctatttaaagcctccgtcgcgaaaaccctatgaccaattgacgaaactccagaaagactccaggggcgccgccaccgtcgcgaaactccaattcgggggacagaactctgtttcggcaccctgccgggacggggaattgcccccggagccatctccaccgccgtcttcaccgccatcttcaccgccatcgctgcctccatgatgaggagggagtaatccacccccgaggctgagggctccgctgtagctatgtggttcatctctctcccatgtacctcaatacaataatctcatgagctgctttacatgattgagattcatatgagttttgtatcactactatctatgtgctactctagcaaagttattaaagtagttctattcctcctgcacgtgtgtaaaggtgacagtgtgtgcaccgtgttagtacttggtttatgctatgatcatgatctcttgtagattgcgaagttaactattgctatgatatattgatgtgatctattcctcctacatatgcatgaaggtgacagtgtgcatgctatgctagtacttggtttagtcttttgatctatcttacactaaaggttactaaaatatgagcattattgtggagcttgttaactccggcattgagggttcgtgtaatcctacgcaatgtgttcatcatccaacaagagtgtagagtatgcatttatctgttctgttatgtgatcaatgttgagagtgtccactagtgaaagtgaaatccctaggccttgttcctaaatactgctatcgctgcttgtttactgttttactgtgatactactgctgcaatactaccaccatcaactacacgccagcaagctattttctggcaccgttgctactgctcatacttattcatactacctgtatttcactatctcttcgccgaactagtgcacctattaggtgtgttggggacacaagagacttcttgctttgtggttgcagggttgcatgagagggatatctttgacctcttcctccctgagttcgataaaccttgggtgatccacttaagggaaaacttgctgctgttctacaaacctctgctcttggagacccaacactgtctacaggaaaggagggggaacgtagacatcagtcggtatgggggtagacgcggccggggcggagcatgaaggtgatggatccgcaagtcgccaactcggaagtctggcggatcttctccttcttgacagagaaatagtattggaagaggggaagttcgggagttacccggaggtggccctcGCAGAGAGTGACATGGTTGCTAATCGCCAGGACGCTGTTCGGcgatatgttgtggggctggagcccgtacgccttcaggatttccgagaagaaatcaGATGGCGGAAAAGAGAAACCTCGCTCCACCAGCGCCTTCGTTACCACCATCTCGCCATCCTGTGGGGCTGGAGCCAGGGAACCCGGAACTGTTCGCCAGCTTCCGGGGAGCAGAAAACCTTCTGTCTCCAAGTTCTTCAGCTCCgtgtcagtggtggtgcagggccaccatttccctttggctTCAGCGTCTCGCTGACGAGCTTTGGATTTCCTGGCGGCGATTTCTTCCGCCTTTTGTTCCGCCTTTTCCtccccggaggctttctccgggttagcAGAAGTTCCTTCAgtgtccttgccggaatccttgatGGGATCCAGGTGGACCGGGGCGAacggtggaggggcggaggagatgggaGTTGCCATGATGGGCTCGGAGGTTGGAGGCGGAGTcacagaagacatctgaagagaAAAGCAGTGGCGGAAAACGTAATTTAGTCGGATCCTGCGTCGTCAACCTAAtgatcatccctaccaactacggcaaaGGTCGAAGCTCGGAGAACTTACTGTAATGGACTTCGCGGTGgttggagtcgccggcgacgaggtttttgtacggtggctcgccggagttaagaacacgaagaacaccacggtggtgaactcgctccggtgatgctccggcgacttttccggcgggttccggcacggcggaggaagagctcgcgggcggcgctgcgtggagaggtgagaaaggggggtgaatgaggagttagggtcgacggcggatatttataggctgagggacgagattcgtgctccgcatcctgtggtcggaacgcaagcgtcgcgccgttggatgcgtgacacgtgtcccaaaccctaacagtaaaaatggctagagataagttaccgcacaaatcgcgcgaaaatggcgccagaattggcggaaccgtttgagtctattaagattccgggtaaaagcgtgaagataagtaattctcattcgcaagcaggggagtaacccggagacatgtttgaaactgtcgatggatgaagtcccgcaggatgggggattttctgactaaaggttaggaaagaagaaaatgtgaagttggagttcttcaaatttctccgcgttaccaacgatgccggaaacctaaggtgcaagcatggcggaaactgcaggcgaaactcggagaactctgggggctactgttgtgggtatacttcatgggtgtaccatcgacagtgcttagatccggcaagcccgggtggcccacagatggtgatgaggcatgtggcccatcgggcggctcagttgctgttgatcatgaaggaagaagtccggcccaggatcagtaagccggatccgtaccgacattaagagtaacccggatccgcggaggcccatgaggaacccggatccagtacgacgtatatggaaggcggatccgtgacgtgcaaggcaagatattgtaccgtagctaggctatctgtaatccggctaggactctccgtgtaaaccctagatccgtgcgcctttataagccggatcccgggagccctagaggcagaacctcaactcattgtaacaacgcgaaagcgcccagataattccagacaagcagcagtaggccctgtcatcgcgcaggtgttccgaagctgggtaaatcgcgtaccaccgtcccgtgtgcactccgccctatggcccctacttcttctccccctcgtgaggatccctcctccgaggtaccgtcgaataggcaacgacaaacTTGCAGTGACAGACAGACAAACATCACCCTGCTTCACTACTACAGCTTCTGGTTTGTTCAAAAGAAAAACTGCTACTTCTTGCAAGTAGACTGCAACAACGAACATCAAAACACATCTAGTAGATCAAAGCACCGATCAAAAGCCGTTCCCCATTTGCTGCAACCATAATGTGACAGGACAGACTTGCAGTGACAGGCAGACAAACATCACCCTCTTGCTGATGGATGTGGATGCACGCTACTAGCAGTGTATAAAACTTCAGGCCGATTGGTTCCAGCCGCCATAGCTCTCCTCCTCCTCATTTTCCTGGAGAAGATACGGCTCCCAATTGATCAGCCATGCACCTATGAAATCCCACTTACTCCCGAACAAAGATGTGGCAAGTGCAAAGGAAATGTTACCTCTGCTGGGGTGAAGGTGAGCGCAATCTTGATCTCCCCGCGGTACTCCTCGTCCTTGACGATCCGGTGCACGGTCGGCGGCAGGCTTCCTTCCAGGAGCACGGCCTCCAGCGGGATGCTGAAGAGAAGTTCAGTCAGAGTTGAGAGCGATGGCGATGAAACTCGAGTGAAACTAATGTGTGGTAATTCACCGAGCGGCAGGCCCGGTCAACAACTTCAAAATCTTGACAAAAAGAAGTTTGCTAATTCAGAGCATGTAGTATGTGTTTGGGAATAATTGCCTTGCTTCTCCGACAATATCGTCGGCCGAGAAGGTGTCGCTGTCCATGATCTTGAGGCTGAGCTGCGGGGAGTTGTCGGCGCTGCTGTAGACCTTGAAGGCGAACGTCTCGTTCCATTCAGGCTCGCCCCCTGCTCCTGTTACATGAGTTAAAGCAGAGAATTGTGTTCAGATGAAAGGATAACTTGCTTCTTTGTGGTGATGTTGTGTCGCTTGACACCTTCTTTTGTGTGATTAATAAACCTTTTCACGATGTATTCTAGAAATATTGTGTTAAGATGAGATAATCGCTGGCTATCTATGAGTAATTTCTTGTGGATGATGGTTGGACGGGATGTACCTTTTGCAACGGTGCTCTTCTGCTCGTTGCTGCGCCAGGTGAGGATCACGTAGGGGTCCATCCGATCTGATTCACCATATAAATATATGCGTGCGACGAACATCAGAAAAAACATATAACATGCAAGAGTTTCATGCAGTGTTGATCgatgatgcaaaaaaaaaaaaaaatctatcaTCCAGATCCTGTGTCTTCCAAACTCTGTCGGGCAGTTAGTTACTAAACAGATGCAAAATTCAGTCGATCTCATGTCAAAATTCAGTCTTTCTTTCTGCCCCTCATATGTTGACCTCGTAATCAATTTTCCCTTCCCCCGTCAGAAATCTTGACAAAACTCAATCTACGCTCGTGGATCTACCTTGATTAGGTGAtggtcatgatctacctctgtacgttgatcaaagaaaaagaagaggaggaAAGGTTGTATGATTACGTACTGAAGAAATCGGAGTCGTCGAGGCCCTTGGCAGAGATGAGCAGAACCTCCAGCTTCCCGCGCACCATGACTCCTCCTTCTTGGTCTCCTGGTTCTCTCTGCCTGCCTGCCTGTGAGTGAATTGTCGCCTTCACCAACTCGCCGTATTATGAGGGGGCTGTATGCTGAGTGAATGCTTATATAAAGATAAGCAAGTCTTTGACGGAATCTACTCATTTAACCAGCCAGCTTGATGCCAGGCTGCATATTCTCGAGCTGTTGGTCTTCGGGTCATTATTTTTGACAGATTGGAAGCGTTAGTTGCGCCAGCGCGTCTAGCTGTTGTGCAGCTGACCAAGGACCTACCTACTCCGTACTAGGTTGACGACTGCTCTATCGATCGGTCAGTTCAGGACTGCTCTATCGATCGGTCAGTTCAGGACTGCGCTCCAAGTTCTTTTGTTGCATGCTTTGCACCAGCTCACGGAGTATGTCTCTTTTTTAGATTCTCAGGAAGACATCTCCCGGTTCCATTATATGAAACCATAATGTTCAGAACAAGAAAAATAAAGGTTTTAAAGCAACTCGTCAGCTAGCTAAGAACCACACCCATCAGGGATCACCACGGCACTGATACAACGTTCCTATAGGTAAACAGGATCAGCGCCATCAAAAGCAAGTCTCAAAACTACCAAAAAACACCACACACTACCAGACTGAACTGCACAGGATCATTACATCTTCAAGGATTTTGTCAAACTAGGGAAGAGCGGAGCTTCTAATCCAGCAAAACCCCGTTAGAGGGTTATTTAAGTTATACAGTATATCTTAACATGCAACCTCACAACGTCATCAACAAATTGCAGCCATTTGATTCTCATCTGTAGCCGTCCACCATATTGTCCCGGTCATGTCATGTCAGAAAAATCCATTTCTCCCTGTACAGGCTCCTGGAAATAAATCTCATGTAAAGAAGTAATCTGACGCTTGGTTAGGCTACATTAAGTTTTCATTGTTCCCCATCCCGTTCTCTTCCACTTCCACATGGAATCCCTGACTACTGCTCATCCAGCCTCCTCCACTTCGTCTTCCTAGTAGGAATGGCTTATGTTTAGAGCTGGCCGGAACTTTAGCACCGGATGAGCTACGAACCTAGACTAAAGGGTGCATTGGCACCGGTTCAAGCGTTCAGGGCTTTAGCATCAGTCCGTacgggacctttagcaccggttcgtggcacaaaccggtgctaaagggttgcCGCCAGGTGCGAACCCTTTAACACCGGTTCGTGacatgaaccggtgctaaaggtcctttAGCAAGCACGAACCGATTTTAAAGGTTTTTTTGCTCTCCACGCActccacacccccccccccccccccccgcccgatCGCTTTTTTAGCttcgtaaaatacaaaagaaaatgatagaaaattgaaaaaatatttttttttgagATTCATATATGTTACACAACCTACTATTAGGTGAAATTAACAACTCAGTTAGCCAATTTttggattctcaaaattccaaacgaAAATATGAAAGTAGAAAGATTTTAATTTTTGCTAGAAATTAAGAATTttatattttttatattttaaatttttaaaaattAATAATTCCTTCCTGCATaaattactattacttaaccataaaggttagccaatttttagattttcatatTTTCAGGTTTTTTTCTTTTAACAAAAAATTAAATTTAGAAAAATTGAAAATttattgtttatttatttattcaagattattattacgtcattacttttgtttattaaaagaattagttggaattcaaacaataaaaaagtGAGATATCGTGACAACATGTTAACAGAATTGATATGATACTATCAATAACATGCGCGCGAATCACTTGGAAGCGAGATTGGAAGGAacacggaagttaagcgtgctagtgctagagtagtgggacgatgggtgaccgagcgggaagtatgACCACAAGTAAGTAATTTGAGTAGAAATTAAgtttagttagagactaaacttgtcaaataactaaaatactagaaattctgaaaaaacagaaaagaaaaggtagtggaaaataattagaaaaaataGATACAAAACATGGCACCGGTAGCGGATTCTGCCGCGGCAGACCCTTCAGCTAACATGAACCGGTTCTAAAGGTCCTCCCGCGCATGCGCTTGACAGCCGCCACGTGGTGCCCCTTTAGCACCTGTTAAcacaaccggtgctaaagggagaGGGCTTTAGCACCGGTGCTTTGCACTGGTTGGGCAACCGGTGCTAAAGCCCCGTTTTCAACTAGTGAACCATCCATCTAACTGTCCGATACCACCAAACAACTACTTGATGAGTAAAGTTTACAATCAACCTGGCTGCAACAGCCTACAAGGCAAGGAGAATTCAAATGCTTATGACTATGCTATTTAAATTGTTTTAGgagaaatttttttgtgttttttttccaATACTCAATCATAGGTTCCTTTCATGTTTCCAACATTTTTATTGGATTTCAACTCGACATTGATAATTTGATAAATTGCACATGTCTCCATTAACAATGTCAATTTAAATTTAGCCTCTCGAATATTTTTGACCAATTGATTGTTTCATATTCATGTGCACAACATCATGTTTCATGTGTTTCCTACCCTTTTGTTTACACAATATAGTTATCGGAGAGGTCCCCCTGCAACGCGCAGGATCTCCTTCAAGTTATATTATTACACGAGGGTGCCCTTGTTCTCGGTACTTTCCGTTTAACTTCTCCGATAAGTGCAAAAAAAATGTCTGGTAATTATTCCTTGTTCTCCGTACTTTTCCTTTAACTTTGCAAACTATTGAGTAGGGATGTTATCACTAAAGGTTATATATTTATTCCATTTCATGATGTCTCTGTCTTTTGAAAAAAATGATGATCTTTCCTCAAGCTGGGAGTTTAGGTGCGCTCGATCCAGCACCTAAGCTCTCAATTCaccctttaatatgacattcaTTTGTCATACGGTAAACGACATGTCAAAATTCGACCCCACACATCCACTAAGAAGAAATACAGAATCTACTTGGATTATACCCATTCACAGGTGCATTTTACTTGAAACATGAAAGAGAACGTTTTATTTTTCCaatgatttttttctaaaataaTATGTTAATGTGTTTTCCTTTCCATCCCATTGATTTTTTTTAGATATAAAAGGCTTTGAACATCAATATGAGCCAGGAGGAGAGATGCTCGAGACTTCAAGTACAGGAGGCAACAAGGTAATGACCTCCTCACAGGCTACGATGCTACTAGATGGCAGCCGATGCCAAGAAGAATACCAAGAAATATGTTGAGGAAACCAGATTATCTAGTGGCGGCATAGCTTTTTGTGAGAAAAAGGAAATACTGCCATTGTTGCGAATCTATTCGGTTTTTCCATCTTGTGTTGTGAACTTGGTATGGTGGTTTTGTTGGGAAACTTGTACCGGTGGGATGGTGTTAGGAGGTTTTCCTCTCATAACCCGACTCTAAAAATGGTGTAGATGTCTCCCTGAGAatctaaaaaaaaaaagatatagaTACCGGCGGTAACAACATATATCGTCGGGTCACCACAAAAAAACCGATCTAGATCTGGCCGTCGGTCGGGTACCGTGGCCGTGGGCTTCGCCCATGAGGGAGGGAGAGGAGGTGGTCAGTGGAGCAACTATTCTACCAAAAAGGTATACAATGAACTTATGGGCAATTATGAGGGGCCAAAAAGAATTCTGGATATATGGAAATCATGTTGTCTACCTAGACACAAATTCTTTGCATGGCTCCTTCTATACAGCAGCAATCTCAATACCAAAGAAATGATGAAGAAAAAGAATTTATATGTGGAATACAGCTGCATTCTACGTGATACATGCCCTGAGGAAACCATGTTGCATCTTTTATTTGAATGCATCTTCAGTCAAAGCTTCTGGTGGGGTATTGGACTTGAATTGAATTCTGACTATGATATCTACAAAATGATTTTGGATGCTAAGGAAATATATTTATTTCCATTCCTCGTGGAGATTCTTATCATTGGTTGTTGTAGCATATGGGATCAAAGGAATAATTACATCTTCAATAATAAGATCCCATATGTCACCATATGTATTACTAGATTTAAATATGTTTTCCATATAATTTGTAGAGCTGGCTTAGTCTTAAAGAGGGGATGCAAGCATGGCTTGACACAATCTAAACTATGGCCCTATGGGTTTGTATCATGTAAATATCCCTTTATGAATAAAAAATGACTTAGAAGGGATCTTTTCCTACTGTATCTGTGTAAAAAAAACGAACATCACAACACATCGAGGAGAAGAAAATACGGATCAAAAGCAGTTCCCCATTTGTTGCAATCATAATCTGACAGACAGACCGGCGGACAAACTTGCAACACACACATCATTCTCTAGCTGCTGACTAGTAGTGTTTAAAACTTCAGGTCGATTGATTCCAGCCGCCATAGCTCTCCTCCTCCTCGTTTTCCTGGGGAATATATATACAGTTCCCGATTGATCAGCCACCCATGAAATCCCAACACAGATGTCGCGAGTGCAGAGGAAATGTTACCTCAGCTGGGGTGAAGGTGAGCGCAATCTTGATCTCCCCGCTGTACTCCTCGTCCTTGACGATCCGGTGCACGGTCGGCGGCAGGTTGCCTTCCAGGAGCACCGCCTCAAGCGGGATGctgaagaaaaaaaaagttgagtTAACTACTTGTCAGAGTTTGGAGAACCAGAATGTGCAACATCCATCAGAGAACTTGATGCGTGCTAGCGCACAACTTTGTGCAGGAACACTATTGAGAATAACTCGAGAGAACAGAATATGGGAATGTGTGTGTGCGTGGGAAATTGCCTTGCTTCTCCGATGAGATCGTCGGCCGAGAAGACGTCGCTGTCCATGATCTTGACGTGGAGCTGTGCCGCGTTGCCGGAGACGGCGAAGAAGAAGGTCTCGTTCCATTCAGGGTCGCTTCCTGCTCCTGATATATAAACAACAAAGAGTTGGTAAGATGAGATAATGAATCGGCGATACGATGGAGGGACGAGGCCGTGCGAGAGTAATTGTTAGCGTATATTAGGTGTACATAGCTGTATTGTAATCCTAACTGTATTGTAACCCTAATTGGTCTCTTGGCCTAATATAAATACAACCGGAACCCCACGCTTATACGTGAGAGGCTTCCCCAAACTTCTTTTGCCGTCCTACATGGTATCAGATTGATcctaccctagccgccgccgcagccTAAACCCTAACCTAGGCCGCCGCCGTCTCACCCTTCCGCTGCCCCAATGTCCTCTCCAGCCGCCCTCGACGCCACCTCCGGCGCCttggtctcctcctcctccggcgctgTGCTGCCTGGCGGTGCCTCTCGCAGCCATGCGCCCGTGGTTCTCTCCCTCGATGCCTCCAACTACACCAAGTGGAGTATCTACATGAAGGcgtctcttggccgcgccggcctcatCGGCCACATCGACGGCACCACCGCCGCCAACCGCACCGACGCGTCCTGGTCGTCCAACGACTACACCGTCCTCCATCACCTCCACTCTGGCATCGACGAGGACGTCGCGGACATGGTGCTCGCCCGTGACCAAACGGCGCGCCAGCTCTGGCTCGCTATCCACGAGCTCTTCTCCGCCAACAAAACTAGCAAAGCGATCTACCTCGACAACGATTTTCGTCAGCTAGCTCAAGGCGCCTCCTCCATCACCGAGTACTGCCGCCGTCAGAAGCAGCTCTCCGACGCCCTCGCCGACAACGACTCGCCCGTCTCCGACCGCGCCCTCGTCCTCAACACGCTTCGCGGTCTGGGTCCGCGGTTCGCGTCCGCCGCCACCATCATCTCCATGACGGACCCGCTGCCTTCCTTCCTCCGTGCCCGGAGCATGCTCCTCATGGAAGAGATGCAGCAGTCCAACGCGGCCGCCAACGCCGCGTCGACGGCTCTCGTAGCCTGTGCGCCCGCTTCCCTGCACCGTCTGCCACGTGCACTGGTACTGCTTGCCGCGGCGAGTCCTCCACCAGCGGCAAGACCAAGAAGCCGAAGAACAAGCCGAAGAACGGGGGTGGCCAGCCCGCCTCCCGCTCGGTGAACCCTGCACCCGCGGGACCTTGGGTTTGCTTTTCTCCAGGCACGGGACAGTGGCATGCCCCCAACGCCCCTGGCATCCTCG
This region of Lolium perenne isolate Kyuss_39 chromosome 2, Kyuss_2.0, whole genome shotgun sequence genomic DNA includes:
- the LOC139829760 gene encoding elicitor-responsive protein 3-like, producing MVRGKLEVLLISAKGLDDSDFFNRMDPYVILTWRSNEQKSTVAKGAGGEPEWNETFAFKVYSSADNSPQLSLKIMDSDTFSADDIVGEASIPLEAVLLEGSLPPTVHRIVKDEEYRGEIKIALTFTPAEENEEEESYGGWNQSA
- the LOC127337092 gene encoding elicitor-responsive protein 3, producing MVRGKLEVLLVSAKGLDDSDFFNKMDPYVILTCRSKEQRSTVAKGAGSDPEWNETFFFAVSGNAAQLHVKIMDSDVFSADDLIGEASIPLEAVLLEGNLPPTVHRIVKDEEYSGEIKIALTFTPAEENEEEESYGGWNQST